Part of the Catalinimonas alkaloidigena genome is shown below.
CACCAACTATAATGTTAAACTGATAGAAAGAGACAGAGATAAGTGTTTTGAGCTGGCCGATCAACTGCCTAAATCACTGATCATCAATGGAGACGGCAGGGATGTGGAAATCCTGGAAGAAGAAGGTTTGGCAAATATGGATGCCTTTCTGGCGCTGACAGGAGACTCTGAAACCAATATCATCAGTTGCCTGGTAGCCAAAGATAAGGGCGTGAAAAAAACCATCGCGCTGGTAGAGAATATAGATTACATCCATTTGAGCCAGAACATTGGCGTGGATACGATGATCAATAAAAAGCTTATTGCCGCTAATTTTATTTTCCGTTACATCCGTAAAGGAGACGTAGTTTCTATTACCGGCATACACGGGGTAGAAGCGGAAATACTGGAGTATGAGGTGAATAACAATTGCAGAATCGTAAATAAACAACTAAAAGATCTGGAGTTTCCTAAGGAAGCAGTGATTGGAGGGGTAGTGAGAAATGGTAAGGGGCAGGTAGCCATGGGTAATTTTCAGTTTGAACCTAATGACCGCGTCGTAATTCTGAGCAAAAGAGAAAGCTTGTCAGATGTTGAAAAGTTTTTTAAATGAAGTTTAACTGGAAGGTTATCATCAATATCCAGGGAGCTCTGCTGATGTTTATTGGGGGGTTTATGCTCCTTTGTCTTTTAGTCTCTTTTTTTTATGATCAATCTGCCTGGGAAGCCATTCTGGCCGCGGCAGGTGTTTCTTTTACCGTAGGCTTAATAACCTGGCTGGCTACCAGAAAGCAGGAGAACAAAGAACTGCGAAGTAAGGACGGTTACCTGGTGGTGACCTTAAACTGGCTACTGGTGTCATTCTTCGGTTCCTTGCCCTATGTGTTTAGCGGTACGATCCCCTCCTATCCTGATGCGTTCTTTGAGTCAATTTCGGGTTTTACTACCACTGGAGCTACCATACTTACCGACATTGAAGCATTGCCCAAAGACATTTTGTTCTGGCGAAGTCTTACCCAATGGATAGGGGGTATGGGCATTATCGTGCTGGCAGTGGCCATTCTACCGATTTTAGGGATTGGAGGCATGCAACTCTTTGTAGCAGAGGCTCCGGGCGTAACGCCTGATAAGCTTAAGCCCCGTATCCGTGACACTGCAAAAAGGTTGTGGCTTCTTTATATCGGATTAACTGCACTGGAAACGGTGCTGCTGATGTTTGGCGGCATGAATTTCTACGAATCTATCAACCACGGACTGACAACGATGGCTACCGGAGGCTTTTCTCCCAAGAATGCAAGTATTGCTTTCTACGAGTCTCCCTACATACAGTATGTGATTATAGTCTTTATGTTTCTGGCCGGTACCAGCTTTTCTCTGACGTATTTTGCTTTCAAAGGAGCTTTTAATAAAGTCTGGCAGAATGAGGAGTTTCGTTACTATCTTTTTTCAGTGCTGATCATCATTCTGGTGAGTACAGTAGCTATCTATGTGGTGAGTGATGCAGGCCTGGAGAAATCCTTTCGTGATGCAGCCTTTCAGGTCGTTTCGGTCATCAGTACTACCGGCTACATTACTGCCGACTATACTTCCTGGGCTCCTCTGCTGACGGTGATTTTTTTCCTGCTCATGTTTATTGGCGCCTCAGCCGGGTCTACGGCCGGAGGCGTAAAAATTGTTAGGCACATCGTTTTGCTCAAAAACAGTGTTTTGGAGATGAAAAGGCAGGTTCACCCCTCAGCCATTATTCCGGTACGTCTCAATGGCAATGCCATTACACAGGATATCACCTTCAACGTACTGGCCTTTTTTATCATTTACATCACCATCTTCGCGGTAGGCTCAGTAGCCATAGCCCTGATAGGCGTAGATTTTATGACTGCGGTAGGTTCAGTAGCAACTTCCTTGGGCAATATAGGTCCCGGCCTGGGTACTGTGGGGCCGGTAGATAACTTTGCGCACCTACCGGGGGCTGCCAAATGGATTCTTTCTTTTCTCATGCTCCTGGGAAGGCTGGAGCTATTTACTGTATTGATCCTATTTACGCCTTACTTCTGGAACAGGAATGTGTAGATGGTGGCTCCATAAAAAAAGGACTCATCATTGAGTCCTTTAAGATCAACTACATTAATAGGTAAGCTTTTAATTCTCAGCAATGGATATCGCCATAGGTAGTCCCTGACGTATGGCATCGTACATGGATTGATATTCTTCACTGGCAGAACGATTCTGAGAAATTTCTGAAAATCTAATACCATACGTCTCCTGTGCCCGCTCATCATAAATCTGATAGAAAGCTTCTTTTAAGTGGTACAAGCTTACCAGATAATCTCTATAGCTATCATTGTCACTAAAGCGGGCACTGACTACATAATTGGTATTTTGCTGTGCTATTTGCTCTTTGGCAAATGCATATACTTTTTGCTGGTCAGCGGCAGCCTCATCCTCTTGCATCTGAATTTTCAGCATGCTGATATTATGCTCTTTCGCATATTCATCAGTGATTTTAGGAATACGATAGCCTACTTCTTCTTCGATCTCTGGAGCGGGAGGTAAAAAGATAGGAACCGCAATTTGTTCTCCATTGGAACTCTGCCCCAGATAGATGATTTTCAAACGATTCGCCTTCCTCAGTTCATTTTGCACTTTGCGTACCAGCCCCATTGACTGGTTCTGGTCAATCTGTGTGACTATCACATCATCTGGTGCAGATAAGCTTTTGGCCACTGAGATGATCTGCTCTACTGCTACCGGTTCCTCGTTGATTAACACTTTATTATCTGAAATGCGCAGCTTGAGCGTGTTTTCTCTACTCCAGTCAAACTGTCCTGCTGCGGAGGTGGGTAAAACGGGAACATCCATGTTATTTCCGGCTAAGGAAGCAGAGTTTGAAGATTCGGTTAAAACCTGATCGTCCATGCTGGTATTACACTGCATCATCACCAAACTAAAAATAATGCTGGCGGATAGTACCATTGCCACTTTGGCTTTACCGGCCCATCCTGATTTTTCTATAGTCATCATGCTTATTCTTTTTTTAACGAATGATAAATTAAAGTTATGTATCAACCCGTGAGAGTTGACGCTGATCAATTGTCTCAAAAGCAAGGTCTGATACGTAACTAGGGAGTAACCCTGATCAATCGTTTTTTTATCTGCTATATATTCATGTGTTCCCTTCAGAGATTTTATGAGCTGCCATATTACAGGATTGAACCATAACAAGGCGGCTGCCAGTTGAACAATGAGTAAATCCAAAGAATGTCTTTGCTGTATATGCGTTTTTTCATGCGCCAGTACCTGGTCAAAATCTTTACTATCAAGCATAGCCTGATGAACAAAAACTGAATTCAGGAAGGAAAAAGGTGCGATCTGATGAGTCACTTGAACCACTGTCAGGCCATCCACTGTCTCTTTCTGACTGGAATTCTTAAGTCTCAAAATCCAGCAATATGACCATAT
Proteins encoded:
- a CDS encoding TrkH family potassium uptake protein — translated: MKFNWKVIINIQGALLMFIGGFMLLCLLVSFFYDQSAWEAILAAAGVSFTVGLITWLATRKQENKELRSKDGYLVVTLNWLLVSFFGSLPYVFSGTIPSYPDAFFESISGFTTTGATILTDIEALPKDILFWRSLTQWIGGMGIIVLAVAILPILGIGGMQLFVAEAPGVTPDKLKPRIRDTAKRLWLLYIGLTALETVLLMFGGMNFYESINHGLTTMATGGFSPKNASIAFYESPYIQYVIIVFMFLAGTSFSLTYFAFKGAFNKVWQNEEFRYYLFSVLIIILVSTVAIYVVSDAGLEKSFRDAAFQVVSVISTTGYITADYTSWAPLLTVIFFLLMFIGASAGSTAGGVKIVRHIVLLKNSVLEMKRQVHPSAIIPVRLNGNAITQDITFNVLAFFIIYITIFAVGSVAIALIGVDFMTAVGSVATSLGNIGPGLGTVGPVDNFAHLPGAAKWILSFLMLLGRLELFTVLILFTPYFWNRNV
- a CDS encoding M56 family metallopeptidase — protein: MSSLFIYLLEASGVLLLLYALYWLLLRKETFFSLNRFFLLAIVVFSFLIPLLSFDLLTASASVVDNPIAKLRDVRIAYHDAFDIWTHESLGNASIREKTYSNPANTIQDKQTLFLNITYIVYGVGFAAVILRLIWSYCWILRLKNSSQKETVDGLTVVQVTHQIAPFSFLNSVFVHQAMLDSKDFDQVLAHEKTHIQQRHSLDLLIVQLAAALLWFNPVIWQLIKSLKGTHEYIADKKTIDQGYSLVTYQTLLLRQLISVNSHGLIHNFNLSFVKKRISMMTIEKSGWAGKAKVAMVLSASIIFSLVMMQCNTSMDDQVLTESSNSASLAGNNMDVPVLPTSAAGQFDWSRENTLKLRISDNKVLINEEPVAVEQIISVAKSLSAPDDVIVTQIDQNQSMGLVRKVQNELRKANRLKIIYLGQSSNGEQIAVPIFLPPAPEIEEEVGYRIPKITDEYAKEHNISMLKIQMQEDEAAADQQKVYAFAKEQIAQQNTNYVVSARFSDNDSYRDYLVSLYHLKEAFYQIYDERAQETYGIRFSEISQNRSASEEYQSMYDAIRQGLPMAISIAEN